One window of Aerococcus tenax genomic DNA carries:
- a CDS encoding CvfB family protein, whose amino-acid sequence MKELASVVSARVSDYNAKNYYVQFEGKTFELNPSDKIKSLNIGQEIPVFIYTNQKNQAKATLDFPKSRQNTYGWAEVTQVRHDLGVFLDIGLPDKDMVLSMDELPSETGLWPKKGDKLYVKLSVDRKDRQWANLADSVVVQSLTSKVKGNEKRWINQVKKARVYQCKLNGSHLITEDYYLAFIHPSEWEGEPRLGEEVEARVIGIGQNGNLNLSLKPRAFEVINDDAEMIYQVLKRTPEGFLPYNDKSDPNAIRAAFNISKAQFKRALGHLMKTQRIEQNEDGITLKDK is encoded by the coding sequence ATGAAAGAACTAGCTAGTGTAGTCTCTGCTAGAGTGAGTGACTATAATGCAAAGAATTATTATGTCCAGTTCGAGGGGAAGACCTTTGAATTAAACCCCAGTGATAAGATAAAATCGCTGAATATTGGGCAAGAAATCCCAGTGTTTATCTATACTAATCAAAAAAATCAAGCCAAAGCGACTCTAGATTTTCCCAAGAGTCGACAAAATACCTATGGCTGGGCTGAGGTCACCCAAGTTCGCCATGATCTAGGTGTCTTTTTAGATATTGGCCTTCCAGATAAGGATATGGTCTTGTCTATGGATGAGTTACCCAGTGAAACAGGGCTTTGGCCTAAAAAGGGCGATAAGCTTTATGTGAAATTATCCGTAGATCGTAAGGACCGGCAATGGGCTAATCTTGCCGATTCTGTGGTTGTCCAGTCTTTAACCAGTAAAGTTAAGGGAAATGAAAAGCGTTGGATTAATCAAGTCAAAAAAGCCCGGGTCTACCAGTGTAAATTGAATGGGAGCCACTTAATCACAGAGGATTACTACTTGGCTTTTATTCACCCCAGTGAATGGGAAGGAGAGCCTCGCCTAGGAGAAGAGGTGGAAGCTCGGGTTATTGGTATCGGACAAAATGGGAATCTGAACTTATCCCTAAAGCCACGTGCTTTCGAAGTAATCAATGATGATGCCGAAATGATTTATCAAGTCTTAAAACGTACTCCTGAGGGCTTTTTGCCTTATAACGATAAGAGTGACCCCAATGCGATTCGAGCAGCCTTTAATATTTCCAAGGCTCAATTTAAACGTGCCTTGGGCCACCTGATGAAAACTCAGCGAATTGAACAAAATGAAGATGGGATAACTTTAAAGGATAAGTGA
- the xerD gene encoding site-specific tyrosine recombinase XerD: MTINDLIEDFLIALRVEQGLSENTIKTYHNVLKQFQMILSEAGIEDIQAVKRQDIIQQLEKLNQKGRAVSTMSQYLSTLRHFFKYLILDSVIEENPVENISLPKKKQQLPQVLSVEEVDRLLEMPDVNSTLGLRDRSLLELLYASGLRVSELVHLKISDFHEDLGFLQTVGKGNKERIIPLGEVAKDWLQTYLKKSRLKLLGENDQSQGMIYLNHHGRPLSRQGVWKKLKQYIQAAGIRKEVSPHTLRHSFATHLLENGADLRVVQELLGHADISTTQIYTHIHSQHMREIYKKTFPRA, translated from the coding sequence TTGACTATCAATGATTTGATTGAGGATTTTTTAATTGCTTTACGGGTAGAACAAGGCCTTTCGGAAAATACCATTAAAACTTACCACAATGTCTTGAAACAATTTCAAATGATTTTGTCTGAAGCGGGGATAGAGGATATTCAAGCCGTTAAACGCCAGGATATTATCCAACAGCTGGAAAAGTTAAACCAAAAGGGTCGGGCAGTCTCAACTATGAGTCAATATTTATCGACCTTACGTCACTTCTTTAAATATTTGATTTTAGACTCTGTGATTGAAGAGAACCCAGTGGAAAATATCTCCTTGCCTAAGAAGAAGCAGCAGCTCCCTCAAGTGCTAAGTGTTGAAGAAGTTGATCGTTTGTTAGAAATGCCGGACGTCAATTCGACTCTTGGCTTGCGAGATCGTAGTTTATTAGAGTTACTTTACGCGAGTGGGCTGCGGGTAAGCGAATTGGTCCATTTAAAAATTAGTGATTTTCACGAAGATCTCGGCTTTCTCCAAACGGTTGGTAAGGGCAACAAGGAGCGCATCATTCCTCTAGGAGAAGTTGCCAAAGATTGGCTACAGACTTATCTCAAAAAGAGCCGCCTCAAACTCTTGGGAGAAAATGATCAATCTCAAGGGATGATTTATTTGAACCATCACGGACGTCCCCTTAGTCGGCAAGGGGTTTGGAAGAAGCTCAAGCAATATATCCAAGCTGCTGGGATAAGAAAAGAAGTCAGCCCCCATACCTTGCGGCACTCATTTGCAACCCACTTATTGGAAAATGGGGCAGACTTAAGAGTGGTTCAAGAACTTCTGGGGCATGCTGACATTTCTACCACGCAAATTTATACCCACATCCATTCGCAACATATGCGCGAAATTTATAAAAAAACTTTTCCGAGAGCATAG